The Planifilum fimeticola genome has a segment encoding these proteins:
- the folD gene encoding bifunctional methylenetetrahydrofolate dehydrogenase/methenyltetrahydrofolate cyclohydrolase FolD, which translates to MAAGQLIDGKSMAADVKRELAARIDRLDSESGIRPGLAVILVGDDPASETYVRGKIRDCRDVGIRSELVRLPENTPEEVLLRQIDRLNEDPSFHGILVQLPLPRHISAERVIHRIRPEKDVDGFHPINVGKMVIGQEAFLPCTPYGIMEMLRRTGISVAGKHAVVVGRSNIVGKPISILLQQANATVTMCHSKTKDLSAHTRRADILVVAVGKAHVIGPEHVGPNAVVIDVGINRTEEGRLTGDVDFEAVRPIASHITPVPGGVGPMTRAMLLVNTVRAAERTAGIGQG; encoded by the coding sequence TTGGCGGCTGGACAACTGATTGACGGAAAATCGATGGCTGCGGATGTGAAGCGGGAACTCGCGGCCCGGATCGACCGGCTGGATTCGGAGTCCGGCATCCGGCCCGGATTGGCGGTGATCCTCGTGGGAGACGATCCCGCTTCCGAGACTTACGTGCGGGGGAAAATTCGGGATTGTCGCGATGTGGGGATCCGTTCGGAATTGGTCCGATTGCCGGAGAACACTCCGGAAGAGGTTTTGCTCCGTCAGATCGATCGCCTGAACGAGGATCCCTCGTTCCACGGCATTTTGGTGCAGCTGCCGCTTCCCCGGCATATTTCCGCCGAACGGGTCATCCATCGCATTCGGCCGGAAAAGGATGTGGACGGGTTTCATCCGATCAACGTGGGGAAAATGGTGATCGGTCAGGAGGCCTTCCTACCGTGCACCCCCTACGGGATCATGGAAATGCTCCGGCGCACCGGAATCTCCGTCGCCGGAAAGCATGCGGTGGTGGTCGGCAGGAGCAACATTGTCGGAAAGCCGATCTCCATTCTTCTTCAGCAAGCGAATGCCACCGTCACCATGTGCCATTCCAAGACGAAAGACCTTTCGGCCCACACCCGGAGGGCCGACATCCTGGTGGTTGCCGTGGGAAAGGCCCATGTGATCGGACCGGAGCACGTCGGTCCGAATGCCGTGGTCATCGACGTGGGAATCAACCGAACGGAGGAGGGCCGATTGACGGGGGATGTGGATTTTGAAGCGGTCCGTCCGATCGCTTCGCATATCACGCCCGTTCCCGGCGGCGTGGGGCCGATGACCCGGGCGATGCTTTTGGTCAACACGGTCCGGGCGGCGGAGCGGACGGCCGGGATCGGTCAAGGCTAG
- the nusB gene encoding transcription antitermination factor NusB — translation MSRRVAREKALQALYQSDVRGEEGEGIQSLAEEVPDQERSFFWRLVRGVWEKRQVIDPVIGQHLKRGWSLSRLAVVDRSILRMAVYELLFETEIPYGVTLNEAVELAKTFGDENSGRFVNGVLGGVVENIEAILKRLAAEGS, via the coding sequence ATGAGTCGAAGAGTGGCCAGGGAAAAAGCGCTCCAGGCGCTGTATCAGTCCGATGTGCGGGGAGAGGAAGGGGAAGGGATTCAGAGTCTGGCGGAGGAAGTACCGGATCAGGAACGCTCCTTTTTTTGGCGTTTGGTGCGCGGCGTGTGGGAGAAACGGCAGGTCATCGATCCGGTGATCGGACAGCACCTCAAAAGGGGCTGGTCCCTTTCCCGGTTGGCGGTCGTTGACCGTTCGATTTTGCGAATGGCGGTGTATGAATTGCTCTTTGAAACGGAGATCCCGTACGGCGTGACCCTCAATGAGGCGGTCGAGCTGGCCAAGACCTTCGGTGACGAGAATTCGGGCCGTTTCGTCAACGGAGTGCTGGGAGGGGTCGTGGAGAATATCGAGGCCATCCTGAAACGGCTGGCGGCGGAGGGTTCGTGA
- the xseB gene encoding exodeoxyribonuclease VII small subunit — translation MSEPLEKKQDREALSFEEAIERLEQVVERLESGETSLEESIRLFEEGMRLARLCGQRLERAEQQVEILLRENGDWVKRPFRPEEDAE, via the coding sequence ATGAGTGAACCCTTGGAAAAGAAGCAGGACCGGGAAGCGCTTTCCTTCGAGGAAGCGATCGAGCGGTTGGAACAGGTGGTGGAGCGGCTGGAAAGCGGCGAAACCTCCCTGGAGGAATCCATCCGCCTCTTTGAGGAAGGCATGCGCCTCGCCCGCCTTTGCGGCCAGAGGCTGGAGCGGGCGGAGCAGCAGGTGGAAATCCTGCTGAGGGAAAACGGGGATTGGGTGAAAAGGCCCTTCCGGCCTGAGGAGGACGCGGAATAA
- a CDS encoding polyprenyl synthetase family protein, translated as MEPIEKYLESRAEEVHRFLQREVESWTDVPRPLREAMAYSLLAGGKRLRPILVLATAEALGCPAERALPFAGAVEMIHTYSLIHDDLPAMDDDDFRRGKPTNHKVFGEAMAILAGDALLTKAFGLLARAAREAGLPAETALALIEECSRRSGAEGMVGGQVLDIQGENRRLSLSELEAIHRGKTGDLIVYSVRLGAVVSGSTEDQLELLTSFAGLLGLAFQIQDDILDVAGDQQTIGKPVGSDQAKNKATYPSLIGLEKSRELLRRTVEEAKQLLTRPCGMNTERLMQVADYFALREK; from the coding sequence GTGGAACCGATTGAAAAATACCTGGAATCGAGGGCCGAAGAGGTGCACCGATTCCTGCAGAGGGAAGTGGAGAGCTGGACGGATGTTCCCCGGCCGCTCCGTGAGGCGATGGCTTATTCCTTGCTGGCGGGAGGGAAGCGGTTGCGCCCCATCCTGGTGCTGGCTACCGCCGAGGCCCTCGGGTGTCCGGCGGAGAGGGCTCTTCCCTTTGCCGGCGCCGTGGAGATGATTCATACCTATTCCTTGATCCATGACGATCTGCCCGCGATGGATGACGACGATTTCCGCCGCGGCAAGCCGACCAATCATAAGGTTTTCGGCGAGGCGATGGCCATCTTGGCCGGGGATGCGCTGCTCACCAAAGCTTTCGGTCTCTTGGCGCGGGCGGCCAGGGAGGCGGGACTTCCGGCGGAGACCGCCCTCGCTTTGATTGAGGAATGTTCCCGGCGTTCCGGTGCCGAAGGGATGGTGGGGGGACAGGTGCTGGATATCCAGGGTGAGAACCGCCGGCTTTCCCTTTCCGAACTGGAGGCGATCCATCGGGGGAAGACGGGGGATCTCATCGTCTATTCGGTTCGCCTCGGCGCCGTCGTCTCCGGCTCCACGGAAGATCAGCTCGAGCTCCTCACTTCCTTCGCGGGCCTTTTGGGACTGGCTTTTCAGATTCAGGACGACATCCTGGACGTCGCCGGAGATCAGCAGACGATCGGAAAACCCGTCGGCAGCGATCAGGCGAAAAACAAAGCGACTTATCCGTCGTTGATCGGATTGGAAAAGTCCCGCGAGCTGCTCCGCAGGACCGTGGAGGAGGCGAAGCAGTTGCTCACCCGCCCCTGCGGAATGAATACCGAGCGGCTGATGCAGGTCGCCGATTACTTCGCCCTTCGCGAAAAGTGA
- a CDS encoding O-sialoglycoprotein endopeptidase: MGKRPAVLGIDTSNYFTSLCLVDEEGNPLFDERKGLEVPRGERGLQQSTAVFGHVRNLPRLLSRMNLQDVRVVAVSASRAPRPQEESYMPVFEVGLSWGFSLSKAWGIPFCKTTHQEGHIAAGVATASPPLTENSFLAVHLSGGTTELLQVAKKDEGYEINRLGGTRDLNAGQLVDRVGVAMGLPFPAGPTLEKLALGYEGSPVTVASAVRGLDCSFSGPETALLRMWEKGELAPEGIAFATLRCIANTLERWLLNAFRSGYCRTVLIVGGVAANGLIRERLRLRLEHPAVGARLHFADPRYSGDNGFGVARIGLEMWRRQSG; this comes from the coding sequence ATGGGAAAGCGTCCGGCGGTGCTCGGGATTGACACGAGCAATTATTTCACCTCGCTCTGTCTCGTCGACGAGGAAGGAAATCCCTTGTTTGACGAGCGGAAGGGTTTGGAGGTGCCCCGGGGAGAGCGCGGTCTTCAGCAATCCACCGCCGTGTTTGGCCACGTTCGAAATCTCCCGCGCCTGCTTTCCCGAATGAACCTGCAGGATGTCCGGGTTGTAGCGGTCTCCGCCAGCCGGGCTCCCCGGCCGCAGGAAGAATCCTACATGCCGGTCTTCGAGGTGGGGCTTTCCTGGGGCTTTTCCTTGTCCAAGGCGTGGGGAATTCCTTTTTGCAAGACCACGCACCAGGAAGGGCACATCGCCGCAGGTGTCGCCACGGCCAGCCCTCCGCTGACGGAGAATTCCTTTTTAGCGGTCCATCTCTCCGGCGGCACCACCGAGCTGTTGCAGGTGGCGAAAAAAGATGAGGGTTATGAGATCAACCGGCTCGGCGGAACGAGGGATCTGAACGCCGGCCAGCTGGTGGATCGGGTGGGCGTGGCGATGGGTCTTCCCTTTCCCGCCGGCCCTACGTTGGAGAAATTGGCGCTTGGCTATGAGGGTTCGCCGGTGACGGTCGCGTCGGCGGTCCGGGGGCTGGATTGTTCCTTTTCGGGTCCGGAGACCGCCTTGCTCCGGATGTGGGAAAAAGGGGAATTGGCTCCCGAGGGGATCGCTTTCGCCACCCTGCGCTGCATCGCCAACACCTTGGAACGGTGGCTTTTGAACGCGTTCCGGTCCGGATACTGCCGCACCGTGCTGATCGTCGGGGGAGTGGCCGCCAACGGACTGATTCGCGAGCGATTGCGCCTTCGCCTGGAGCATCCGGCGGTGGGGGCGCGCCTTCATTTCGCCGATCCCCGTTATTCGGGGGACAACGGCTTCGGGGTAGCCCGGATCGGACTGGAAATGTGGCGAAGGCAGTCGGGATAA
- the xseA gene encoding exodeoxyribonuclease VII large subunit: protein MLSERQALSVTELVRYLRTVLEEDEGLFSVWVRGEISNFHHHVRGHMYFTLKDENSRIRAVMFSGNNRRLRFMPRDGDQVLARGYVSVYERDGLLQLYVLEMQPDGVGELYVAFQRLKEKLEAEGLFAPELKKTLPFLPRRIGVITSPGGAAVQDIITTLRRRFPIARILIYPVPVQGEEAPRAIAETLELVNRRDEVDVLIVGRGGGSLEELWAFNEEVVARSISRSRIPVVSAVGHETDVTIADLVADVRAATPTAAAELVAPALRDLEERLALLADRLVRSLDKLLIRKRERLESLTNRPAFQHPRVRLKQQDQRLDQLVWDLEKSFRTCLDARRSELGHLVARLGARRPTERISSLRERLGRLERSCAAGMINLLHNRRALWENRVGKLDSLSPLKVMRRGYSLVYRYGEDRLIQSVSDVEPGDLIRVRLADGRIDCQVWGREALSDE, encoded by the coding sequence ATGTTATCCGAGCGGCAGGCGCTGTCGGTTACCGAGCTGGTGCGATATCTGCGCACGGTTTTGGAGGAGGACGAGGGTCTTTTTTCGGTATGGGTCCGCGGGGAGATTTCCAATTTTCATCACCACGTCCGCGGGCACATGTATTTCACCCTGAAGGATGAAAACAGCCGGATAAGGGCGGTGATGTTTTCCGGAAACAACCGCCGCCTTCGGTTCATGCCCCGCGACGGCGACCAGGTGTTGGCCCGGGGCTATGTGTCTGTCTATGAAAGAGACGGCCTGCTTCAGCTGTATGTCTTGGAGATGCAACCCGACGGTGTCGGGGAGCTTTATGTGGCCTTTCAGAGGCTGAAGGAGAAATTGGAGGCCGAGGGGCTTTTCGCACCCGAGCTGAAAAAAACCCTTCCCTTTCTGCCGCGGCGAATCGGCGTCATCACCTCTCCCGGCGGCGCTGCCGTCCAGGACATCATCACCACTTTGCGCCGGCGCTTTCCGATCGCCCGGATTTTGATTTATCCCGTTCCCGTCCAGGGGGAGGAGGCCCCCCGGGCGATTGCCGAAACCCTGGAGCTCGTGAATCGGCGGGATGAGGTGGATGTGCTGATTGTGGGCAGGGGAGGAGGATCCCTTGAGGAGTTGTGGGCCTTCAATGAAGAGGTTGTCGCCCGCAGCATATCCCGTTCGCGCATTCCCGTGGTGTCCGCGGTGGGGCATGAGACGGACGTGACCATTGCCGACCTGGTGGCCGATGTCCGGGCGGCCACCCCGACGGCCGCCGCCGAATTGGTCGCCCCGGCCCTTCGGGATCTGGAGGAGCGGCTTGCCCTGCTCGCGGATCGCCTGGTGCGCTCCCTGGATAAGCTTCTGATCCGCAAGCGGGAGCGGCTGGAATCCTTGACAAACCGTCCGGCCTTCCAGCATCCCCGGGTGAGGCTCAAACAGCAGGACCAGCGGCTGGATCAATTGGTTTGGGATCTGGAGAAATCCTTTCGGACCTGCCTGGACGCGAGGCGCAGCGAACTGGGGCATTTGGTCGCCCGACTCGGGGCTCGTCGCCCGACGGAGAGGATCTCCTCCCTCAGGGAGCGGCTTGGCCGGTTGGAGCGGTCGTGCGCGGCGGGGATGATCAATCTTCTGCACAATCGACGCGCCCTTTGGGAAAACCGGGTAGGGAAGCTGGACAGCCTCAGCCCGCTCAAGGTGATGCGGCGGGGATATTCTCTCGTATATCGCTACGGGGAAGATCGGCTGATTCAGTCCGTCTCGGACGTGGAGCCCGGAGATCTCATCCGGGTCCGGCTCGCCGACGGGCGGATCGATTGTCAAGTGTGGGGACGGGAGGCGTTGTCCGATGAGTGA